From the genome of Candidatus Parvarchaeota archaeon:
CCTCCTGCGCCGTTTGCAGTGGTTCAGGGGGCTGCTGCTTTGATTTCTCGTCCTCCTTTTTTGTAAGAGCAGAAAGGAAGCTGGAAATCTTATTCTTTAGAAGCCCGAACATCCGCCCCACCTTCGTCCTCAATTATTCTTCTTGCTTTTGTGTCCACTTTTTCAAGGCGGGAATTTATTTCAATGAGTGCTTTGTCAAGCTGCGCCGAAAGCTGCTTGCTTGAATCTATGCGCTTTTCCAGGGTTTCAATGGCCTCGTCAATAGGCTTTTCCATAAGTATGTTGGCGCCCACGCCAACAAGAACCATCTGGGCGTTAATCTTCCCGCCTTTCACATAGACGCCGCTTCCAAGCGGGACCATGGAAACTTCGGGCTTTTCCTTAAGCGCCTTGAGGGCGTCAAGGGCCGAAAGCGCCTCGTTTACGCTTGCAGCTACCTGGGCAATTTGCTCCTGCAGCTGCTGGCCTTGCTGCCTGTAGACTTGGGCTT
Proteins encoded in this window:
- the pfdA gene encoding prefoldin subunit alpha, producing the protein MSEAELNKLVYEAQVYRQQGQQLQEQIAQVAASVNEALSALDALKALKEKPEVSMVPLGSGVYVKGGKINAQMVLVGVGANILMEKPIDEAIETLEKRIDSSKQLSAQLDKALIEINSRLEKVDTKARRIIEDEGGADVRASKE